In the Oryza glaberrima chromosome 6, OglaRS2, whole genome shotgun sequence genome, one interval contains:
- the LOC127776626 gene encoding uncharacterized protein LOC127776626, which produces MVQEEPNITTPDAGHPSPPSRLLSKHRPRRGAAAPRASLHPPAPPHSQPNLNLCHCCGVRFPPAPPGAKRRPVRPLRSLWRVVLLCTECLSLVRSAAVCSYCLSLDNLPPEDSSVTCRCCNRCVHPYCIAGEHRAALIQPIDVENFICVDCCPTVKPGGKNGGASSVHMLQAVAREPRKGDIVAESKENAVRKAMEMKLAFKRAKEALVSAAGGRGSQRTVGGKPDLPDEELALQLHLAMNGSQRFSRAGNTSGGDSAEQCKGHKSVIGGKNFYGDQELCVTNMMDQLDDDEAGVEPLCRIRRPSRRRLDPSVTIVLALEYVDGKHVKESMKGKRKGHLVTKKQNDLVDRYKRKYSKRNSKKQTKNENPEFKDISGGEDKDDE; this is translated from the coding sequence ATGGTGCAAGAAGAACCTAACATCACCACCCCCGACGCCGGCCACCCCTCCCCACCATCCCGCCTCCTCTCGAAgcaccgccctcgccgcggcgctgctGCTCCCCGCGCGTCCCTGCATCCTCCTGCTCCCCCGCACAGCCAGCCCAACCTCAACCTCTGCCACTGCTGCGGTGTGCgcttcccgccggcgccgccgggggcCAAGCGCCGACCGGTCCGCCCCCTCCGGTCCCTCTGGCGCGTCGTCCTCCTCTGCACGGAATGCCTCTCCCTCGTCCGCTCCGCTGCAGTTTGCTCCTACTGCCTCTCCCTCGACAACCTCCCGCCCGAGGACTCCTCTGTCACTTGCCGATGCTGCAACCGCTGCGTCCACCCCTACTGTATCGCAGGTGAGCATCGCGCCGCCCTAATCCAGCCCATCGATGTGGAGAATTTCATCTGCGTCGATTGCTGCCCGACCGTCAAGCCGGGTGGAAAAAATGGGGGCGCCTCTTCCGTGCATATGCTGCAGGCAGTCGCCAGGGAGCCGAGGAAGGGGGATATCGTGGCTGAATCAAAAGAGAATGCTGTGAGGAAGGCTATGGAAATGAAGCTGGCTTTCAAGCGTGCGAAGGAAGCGCTGGTCTCTGCTGCTGGTGGTAGGGGTTCTCAGAGGACGGTTGGTGGTAAACCAGATTTGCCGGATGAGGAGTTGGCGTTGCAGCTACATCTGGCGATGAATGGGTCTCAGAGGTTTTCACGTGCCGGGAACACATCTGGTGGTGACTCAGCCGAGCAGTGCAAGGGTCACAAAAGTGTGATTGGTGGGAAGAATTTTTATGGAGATCAGGAACTTTGTGTTACCAATATGATGGATCagcttgatgatgatgaggctgGAGTAGAACCACTGTGTCGGATCAGGAGGCCTTCTAGGCGGCGATTGGATCCCTCAGTCACTATTGTTCTTGCGCTAGAGTATGTGGATGGTAAACATGTCAAGGAGAGTATGAAAGGTAAAAGGAAAGGTCATCTTGTGACTAAGAAGCAGAATGACTTGGTGGATCGATATAAGAGAAAGTATAGCAAGAGGAATTCAAAGAAGCAGACAAAGAATGAAAACCCTGAATTCAAAGACATCTCTGGTGGAGAAGATAAGGATGATGAGTGA